One part of the Parabacteroides distasonis ATCC 8503 genome encodes these proteins:
- the gyrA gene encoding DNA gyrase subunit A has product MVDQDRIIKINIEEEMKSAYIDYSMSVIVSRALPDVRDGFKPVHRRILFGMNELGNTSDKPYKKSARIVGEVLGKYHPHGDSSVYFAMVRMAQTWSMRYPLVDGQGNFGSVDGDSPAAMRYTEARLSKLAEEMLRDIDKDTVDFQLNFDDTLKEPTVLPTRVPNLLVNGGSGIAVGMATNMPTHNLSEVLDGCIAYIDAKGDIEVEGLMQYIKAPDFPTGATIYGYAGVKDAFETGRGRIILRGKAEIEVENNHEKIIITEIPYLVNKAELIKYIADLVNEKRIDGISNVNDESDRSGMRIVVDVKRDANSSVVLNKLYKLTALQSSFSVNNIALVNGRPRLLNLKDLIKAFVEHRHEVVIRRTKYELRKAEERAHILEGLIIASDNIDEVIAIIKSSKSPQEAIERLIERFSLSELQARAIVEMRLRQLTGLEQDKLRAEYEEIEKLIAYLNEILENEDLCMKVIKDELLEIKDKFGDERKTDIVYASEELNPEDFYADDEMIITVSHMGYIKRTPLSEFRAQGRGGVGAKGSETRDEDFVEYIYPASMHATLLFFTAKGKCYWLKVFEIPEGAKNAKGRAIQNLLNIEPDDKVQAFIRVKKLTTDTEFINSHYLLFCTKKGVIKKTLLEAYSRPRQNGVNAITLREDDGLIQVCMTNGNNEVIIANRNGRAIRFHESAVRVMGRTASGVKGMTLDEDNTDEVVGMICIKDKEKETVLVVSEQGYGKRSSIEDYRITNRGGKGVKTINITEKTGKLVAIKNVTDENDLMIINKSGIAIRMKVADLNVIGRATQGVRLINLEKRNDEIASVCKVLSESEEEIAEQKAEQEARQENEGREFSENQASLGTDVDLPESEEDNEQNDNEEITE; this is encoded by the coding sequence ATGGTTGATCAAGACAGAATTATTAAGATTAACATCGAAGAGGAAATGAAATCGGCATACATTGATTATTCAATGTCTGTCATTGTTTCACGTGCTCTTCCTGATGTTAGGGATGGCTTTAAGCCGGTTCACCGCCGTATTTTATTTGGAATGAATGAACTGGGTAACACATCCGACAAACCTTATAAAAAATCTGCGAGAATAGTTGGTGAAGTTTTAGGTAAATATCATCCACATGGCGACTCGTCTGTATATTTCGCCATGGTTCGTATGGCCCAGACATGGTCTATGCGTTATCCGTTAGTAGACGGACAAGGTAACTTCGGTTCAGTGGACGGTGATAGTCCTGCCGCTATGCGTTATACAGAGGCACGACTGAGTAAACTCGCCGAAGAAATGCTCCGGGATATCGATAAGGACACGGTAGATTTCCAGCTTAACTTCGATGATACGTTGAAGGAGCCGACCGTATTACCGACTCGTGTTCCTAACTTACTTGTAAATGGTGGATCGGGTATCGCCGTTGGTATGGCTACGAATATGCCAACTCATAACTTGAGCGAGGTATTAGATGGTTGTATCGCTTATATCGATGCCAAGGGAGATATCGAGGTAGAGGGCTTAATGCAATATATCAAGGCTCCGGACTTCCCTACAGGCGCTACAATTTATGGCTACGCAGGCGTGAAAGACGCTTTCGAGACGGGTAGGGGACGTATCATCCTTCGCGGTAAAGCCGAGATTGAGGTGGAGAATAATCATGAGAAGATTATTATTACCGAGATTCCTTATTTGGTAAATAAGGCTGAGTTGATCAAGTATATCGCTGACCTGGTAAACGAGAAGCGTATCGATGGCATTTCCAATGTCAATGATGAGTCCGACCGTAGCGGTATGCGTATCGTAGTTGACGTGAAACGTGATGCGAACTCGAGTGTCGTACTGAATAAATTGTATAAGCTTACGGCTCTGCAATCCTCATTCAGCGTTAATAATATCGCTTTGGTGAACGGCCGTCCGAGGTTGCTTAACTTAAAAGACTTAATCAAGGCGTTTGTTGAGCACCGTCATGAGGTCGTTATCCGGCGTACAAAATATGAATTGAGGAAAGCGGAAGAGAGAGCCCATATATTGGAAGGCTTGATCATCGCTTCCGATAATATAGACGAGGTAATCGCGATTATCAAGTCTTCCAAGAGCCCGCAAGAGGCTATCGAGCGTTTGATCGAACGTTTCTCTTTATCTGAGCTTCAAGCACGTGCGATTGTAGAGATGAGACTTCGTCAGTTGACAGGTCTGGAACAAGACAAATTGCGTGCGGAATATGAGGAGATCGAGAAGTTGATCGCTTATTTGAATGAGATTCTGGAGAATGAGGACCTTTGTATGAAGGTTATCAAAGATGAATTATTGGAAATCAAGGATAAATTTGGCGACGAACGTAAGACGGATATCGTTTACGCCTCTGAGGAATTAAATCCGGAGGATTTCTATGCGGATGATGAGATGATCATTACCGTATCTCATATGGGATATATCAAACGTACCCCGTTGAGTGAGTTCCGTGCGCAAGGCCGTGGTGGTGTAGGAGCGAAGGGTTCCGAGACTAGAGACGAGGATTTCGTTGAGTATATCTATCCGGCATCCATGCACGCGACCTTATTATTCTTCACGGCAAAAGGTAAATGTTATTGGTTGAAGGTATTCGAGATTCCGGAAGGGGCTAAGAACGCTAAAGGACGTGCGATCCAGAATCTTCTGAATATCGAGCCGGATGATAAGGTACAAGCTTTTATACGTGTTAAGAAATTAACCACCGATACGGAATTCATTAATTCTCATTACCTATTATTCTGTACGAAGAAAGGTGTGATCAAAAAGACTTTGTTGGAGGCCTATTCCCGTCCTCGTCAAAACGGTGTGAACGCTATTACATTGCGTGAAGACGATGGCTTGATCCAAGTATGTATGACGAATGGTAACAACGAGGTGATCATAGCGAACCGTAACGGCCGGGCGATCCGTTTCCATGAAAGCGCGGTACGTGTAATGGGCCGTACGGCTTCCGGAGTGAAAGGTATGACTTTGGACGAGGATAATACCGATGAAGTCGTTGGTATGATCTGTATCAAGGACAAGGAAAAAGAGACCGTACTCGTCGTATCAGAGCAGGGATATGGAAAACGTTCCTCTATCGAGGATTATCGTATAACGAATCGTGGCGGTAAAGGCGTAAAAACCATTAATATCACGGAGAAGACCGGTAAATTAGTTGCCATCAAGAATGTTACGGACGAGAACGATTTAATGATTATCAATAAGTCGGGTATCGCTATCCGTATGAAAGTGGCCGATTTAAACGTAATAGGACGTGCTACTCAAGGTGTTCGTTTGATTAATCTAGAAAAGCGCAACGACGAAATCGCTTCTGTATGTAAAGTATTGTCTGAGAGTGAAGAGGAGATAGCCGAGCAAAAAGCGGAACAAGAAGCCAGACAAGAGAATGAGGGAAGAGAGTTCAGTGAGAATCAAGCTAGTCTAGGTACTGATGTTGATCTACCGGAATCAGAGGAGGATAACGAACAAAATGATAACGAAGAAATAACTGAATAA
- a CDS encoding tetratricopeptide repeat protein has protein sequence MKRVLLTVALCVAASVSFAQKKAVNEAQSIAKGSTPDFSEARTLIKGALENPETKDDAKTWYVAGFIEDQQFSNERTKQVLGQQPDEPVMYEALGSILPYFEKAYELDQLPNEKGKVKPKFTKDIKGILGANHVYYINGGAYYFDQKDYNKAYDFFEQYLKISDMPMFKGEAVAERDSNFMTVQFYAAVAATQLGDSQKAIAALERAKNTDYRASEVYQYLCYEYEQAKDTVNLEKTLEEGLNKFPEEQYFLMSLINNYIYSNRNEKAIEYLNTAIAKDSNNPQLYDVMGRVYETGLKDYAKAEEYFKKALAINPDYIESLSNLGRVYYNQGVNKQGEANMINDAKQYQEELGKAKEFFKQALPYFEKAHQMKPEEREYMTALRGIYYNLNMGDKFDAIEAEMNK, from the coding sequence ATGAAACGAGTATTATTAACAGTGGCACTATGTGTCGCAGCATCGGTCTCTTTTGCACAGAAAAAAGCTGTAAATGAGGCTCAAAGTATAGCTAAGGGTTCGACTCCTGATTTCTCGGAAGCTAGAACTCTTATTAAAGGAGCTTTGGAAAATCCAGAAACAAAGGATGACGCTAAAACTTGGTATGTTGCCGGTTTTATCGAGGATCAACAGTTCAGCAACGAAAGAACTAAACAAGTCTTGGGCCAACAACCGGACGAGCCTGTTATGTACGAGGCATTGGGTAGTATTTTGCCATACTTTGAGAAAGCATATGAGTTAGATCAACTTCCTAATGAAAAAGGAAAAGTTAAACCTAAGTTCACGAAAGATATCAAAGGTATCCTAGGAGCAAACCACGTATATTACATCAATGGTGGTGCTTACTATTTCGATCAGAAAGATTATAACAAAGCTTACGATTTCTTCGAGCAATACCTGAAAATATCTGATATGCCGATGTTTAAAGGTGAGGCTGTCGCTGAAAGAGATTCAAACTTCATGACAGTTCAGTTCTATGCCGCTGTAGCAGCGACCCAACTTGGCGATTCTCAAAAAGCTATCGCAGCGTTAGAGCGTGCTAAAAATACGGATTATAGAGCAAGCGAGGTATATCAATACTTATGCTATGAGTATGAGCAAGCTAAGGATACCGTGAATTTAGAGAAGACTTTGGAAGAAGGTTTGAATAAATTCCCCGAGGAACAGTATTTCTTAATGAGCCTTATAAACAATTACATCTATTCTAATAGAAATGAGAAAGCTATTGAATATTTGAACACAGCTATCGCTAAGGATTCCAACAATCCACAGCTTTACGATGTAATGGGCCGTGTTTATGAGACTGGTTTGAAAGATTACGCTAAAGCTGAAGAGTATTTCAAGAAAGCATTGGCGATCAATCCGGACTATATCGAATCTCTCTCTAACTTAGGTCGTGTATATTACAACCAAGGTGTAAACAAGCAAGGTGAGGCTAATATGATCAACGACGCAAAACAATATCAAGAGGAATTAGGCAAAGCTAAGGAATTTTTTAAGCAAGCTCTTCCTTACTTTGAGAAAGCTCACCAAATGAAACCAGAAGAAAGAGAATATATGACTGCTTTAAGAGGTATTTACTACAACTTGAATATGGGTGATAAATTCGATGCTATTGAAGCAGAGATGAATAAGTAA
- a CDS encoding ATP-binding protein: protein MDNLSFHITDITANSIRAKASDIEIDIQIKDTSICIRIADNGCGMDPETVSLIRNPFYTTRTTRKVGLGLPFLIQNAEQTGGNVEISSIQGKGTVVVACFVSSHIDCPPLGDLAGTMAMLIGSNPDINIHFSYHSDLVSFDISTRELKEILEDMPLSHPKVMLYLKELIANQIVASS from the coding sequence ATGGATAATCTCTCGTTTCATATCACGGATATAACCGCTAATAGTATTAGAGCAAAAGCTTCTGATATAGAGATAGATATACAGATAAAGGACACATCCATATGTATTCGTATCGCGGATAATGGCTGTGGTATGGATCCGGAAACAGTCTCTCTGATCCGTAATCCGTTTTATACGACTCGCACGACACGAAAAGTGGGTCTAGGCTTACCTTTCTTGATACAAAACGCGGAGCAAACAGGCGGGAATGTGGAAATATCTTCCATACAGGGAAAAGGTACGGTAGTTGTTGCTTGTTTTGTCTCATCTCATATTGATTGTCCGCCTTTGGGAGATTTGGCGGGTACAATGGCTATGCTTATAGGCAGTAATCCGGACATAAACATTCATTTCTCATATCATTCAGATCTGGTTTCATTTGATATCAGTACGCGAGAGCTTAAAGAAATCCTAGAGGACATGCCATTAAGTCATCCGAAAGTCATGCTTTATTTGAAGGAGTTAATAGCGAATCAAATAGTTGCGTCAAGCTGA
- a CDS encoding PHP domain-containing protein, giving the protein MKQYLADLHIHTCLSPCGSLEMSPSEIVRRSLAKGLDAIAITDHNTTLQCPEIQSLGERFGLRVFAGVEVTTREEAHCLVYFPTDESRKRFQRYLEEHLPPIPNDPERFGDQVWVNAENEILGEVPYLLLSALDQSVNQIAAQARKVDALFVAAHVERPSFSLISQLGFIDPCLSLDAIEYNNQQRYSKLLSIHGYLKEQTQYSASDAHYPEQIGTQPSIWQTEELTFDGLRKAFDQKDNHLIFASHG; this is encoded by the coding sequence ATGAAACAGTATTTAGCTGATTTACATATCCATACTTGCCTGTCGCCATGTGGCAGTCTGGAAATGAGTCCATCGGAGATCGTGCGTCGTTCCTTAGCGAAAGGTTTGGATGCTATTGCCATTACGGACCATAATACGACCTTACAATGCCCGGAGATTCAATCCCTTGGCGAGAGATTCGGACTAAGGGTCTTTGCGGGCGTAGAAGTTACGACCCGTGAGGAAGCGCATTGTCTGGTTTATTTCCCGACCGATGAATCCCGTAAGCGATTCCAACGATATTTAGAAGAGCATCTCCCTCCAATTCCAAATGATCCGGAACGTTTTGGCGATCAAGTTTGGGTGAATGCGGAGAATGAGATTCTAGGAGAAGTACCCTATCTTTTGCTCTCCGCCTTGGATCAAAGCGTAAACCAAATAGCCGCTCAAGCACGTAAGGTGGATGCTCTATTTGTAGCCGCCCATGTAGAACGTCCGTCATTCAGCTTGATCAGTCAATTAGGTTTTATAGACCCCTGCTTATCTTTAGATGCTATTGAATATAATAATCAGCAAAGATACAGTAAGTTATTGTCTATTCACGGGTATTTGAAAGAGCAGACTCAATACTCAGCCTCGGATGCCCATTACCCCGAACAAATAGGTACTCAGCCCTCCATTTGGCAAACGGAGGAATTAACCTTCGATGGCTTACGAAAGGCTTTTGATCAAAAAGACAATCACTTAATTTTCGCCTCTCATGGATAA
- a CDS encoding DRTGG domain-containing protein — translation MKVCDLVKMLNLTVFCGEEGLDTEITGGYTSDLLSDVMGHIEEGMLWITMQTHQNILAVATLKDASAVLIVNGTSPDDETLQKGREEAVPLLGTTRTAFEASGMIYRLLQNENG, via the coding sequence ATGAAGGTTTGTGATTTAGTGAAGATGTTGAATCTTACTGTATTTTGTGGAGAAGAGGGCCTTGATACAGAGATAACCGGAGGCTATACGAGCGATTTATTAAGTGATGTCATGGGACATATCGAGGAGGGTATGCTATGGATTACCATGCAAACCCATCAGAATATACTGGCCGTGGCTACTTTAAAAGACGCCTCCGCTGTATTGATCGTGAACGGAACCTCTCCGGATGATGAGACCTTACAAAAAGGTAGGGAAGAGGCTGTCCCTCTTTTAGGAACTACACGCACCGCGTTCGAGGCTTCCGGTATGATTTACCGCTTATTACAGAATGAGAATGGATGA
- a CDS encoding [Fe-Fe] hydrogenase large subunit C-terminal domain-containing protein produces the protein MEEANFYHALKIDNDRCIGCTHCMKECPTGAIRIRDGKALIHKDWCVDCGECLKSCPTEAIYVEQDDFQRIFDYKCRVALMPTVFIGQFSKYTTEKEIISAVMELGFTHVFQVEFTADMIHKEMVRQMENAEEKPVISSFCPAIVRLIQVRFPALVDNILLVKAPVNASATYYHKILEGQGVPSEEIGIFYVTPCAAKIAALKGAEGYSSTIKGVINMDTLYNKVYHILKNRPRGYEPECELPPPLTKKEMRWSQTGGEAKHFSGRCLAIDEIHNVIDFLERMETTSEVRNVDFLELRACDRSCAGGVLAVANRFLTAERIMKRSMNRDKVPMIYAADNFEALSYLRQHITIRPVQPNPKRLYDGTIDEMLKKMEQVRKLMCYLPGIDCGACGSPNCQSLAEDIVRHEAQFSDCVFMQRNMEKHGKLDQEHAFRIVEKTWGKDRLNKDCYKKGAKYEGL, from the coding sequence ATGGAGGAAGCTAATTTTTATCATGCCTTGAAGATTGACAATGACCGCTGTATAGGCTGTACGCATTGCATGAAAGAGTGCCCTACGGGAGCGATCCGTATTCGGGATGGTAAGGCTTTGATCCATAAGGATTGGTGCGTGGATTGCGGCGAGTGCTTGAAATCGTGCCCGACAGAGGCTATCTATGTGGAGCAGGATGACTTCCAGCGTATATTTGATTATAAATGCAGGGTAGCGTTGATGCCCACGGTATTTATCGGGCAGTTCTCAAAGTACACGACCGAGAAGGAAATTATCAGTGCCGTTATGGAACTGGGCTTTACCCATGTTTTCCAAGTAGAGTTTACCGCCGATATGATCCATAAGGAAATGGTACGGCAGATGGAAAACGCCGAGGAAAAACCGGTGATCAGTTCTTTTTGCCCCGCTATCGTCCGGTTGATACAAGTCCGTTTCCCTGCGCTGGTGGATAATATCTTATTGGTGAAAGCGCCGGTAAACGCCTCGGCCACTTATTATCATAAGATATTGGAAGGGCAAGGTGTTCCCTCGGAAGAGATCGGTATCTTTTATGTTACGCCTTGCGCGGCGAAAATCGCGGCGTTGAAGGGAGCGGAAGGTTATTCATCTACGATCAAAGGCGTGATAAATATGGATACCCTATATAATAAGGTATACCATATTCTTAAGAATCGCCCGAGAGGATATGAGCCGGAATGTGAGCTTCCTCCGCCATTAACGAAAAAAGAGATGCGATGGAGCCAGACAGGAGGGGAGGCCAAACATTTCTCCGGTCGTTGCCTCGCGATCGATGAGATCCATAATGTGATCGATTTCTTGGAACGAATGGAAACGACCAGCGAGGTACGTAACGTAGACTTTCTGGAACTGAGGGCTTGCGACCGTAGCTGTGCCGGAGGTGTATTAGCCGTAGCGAACCGTTTCCTCACGGCCGAGCGTATCATGAAGCGATCCATGAACCGGGATAAAGTACCGATGATATACGCCGCCGATAATTTCGAGGCTTTATCCTATTTGAGGCAGCATATTACGATCCGTCCGGTGCAACCGAATCCCAAACGGTTGTACGATGGAACGATCGATGAGATGCTGAAGAAAATGGAGCAAGTGCGGAAATTGATGTGCTACCTACCGGGAATCGATTGTGGCGCTTGCGGTAGCCCGAACTGTCAAAGCTTGGCTGAGGATATCGTACGCCACGAGGCTCAATTCAGTGATTGCGTATTTATGCAACGTAATATGGAGAAGCACGGTAAACTAGACCAAGAGCATGCCTTCCGTATCGTTGAGAAGACATGGGGGAAAGATCGTTTAAATAAGGATTGTTATAAGAAAGGAGCTAAATATGAAGGTTTGTGA
- a CDS encoding ATP-binding protein has protein sequence MLFKFELEGGNFSKAGYASSQIKKVLKQLAIDPRIIKRVVVALYEAEVNIVAHAWRGTVVAELDADKISLELKDEGPGIPDISLAMREGYSTASEAVREMGFGAGMGLPNMKKNVDELTIESQVDVGTTVRMVTWFNKEGA, from the coding sequence ATGCTATTTAAGTTTGAGTTAGAGGGCGGTAATTTCTCGAAGGCGGGTTATGCGTCTAGCCAGATAAAGAAGGTCTTGAAGCAATTGGCTATCGATCCCCGGATCATTAAGCGGGTGGTCGTGGCGCTTTATGAGGCGGAGGTGAATATCGTGGCTCACGCTTGGAGAGGAACGGTTGTCGCTGAATTGGACGCTGATAAAATATCTTTGGAACTGAAGGATGAAGGGCCCGGAATCCCGGATATATCGCTAGCTATGCGTGAAGGGTATTCGACGGCATCCGAGGCCGTGCGTGAGATGGGATTTGGTGCCGGAATGGGACTTCCAAATATGAAGAAGAACGTAGATGAATTAACGATCGAGAGCCAAGTAGACGTAGGTACCACGGTACGTATGGTCACATGGTTTAATAAAGAAGGAGCGTAG
- a CDS encoding aminopeptidase P family protein, with the protein MFSKETYMARRAKLKQTIGSGLLLFLGNDESGMNYADNTYHFRQDSTFLYFFGLPYAGLSAIIDIDNDKEIIFGDELTIDAIVWMGTQPTLKEKSEAAGIKEVRPFKEIETYLKNAQQKGQPIHYLPTYRAEHQIKLFQWLGIVPGAEKPSVPFIMGVVNQRNYKSEEEIAEIEKACIVTADMHLTAMRTVRPGIRESDVAAAVAEVAFANNYQLSFPIIATINGQTLHNHDHSHMIKSGDMLLLDAGAETEMGYAGDMSSTIPADSKFTTRQKDIYDIQVAAHEAAVAALRPGIPFVDVYELSCKVIMEGLKDLGFVKGDPMEAVKAGAHAMFMPCGLGHMMGLDVHDMENLGEVYVGYDGQPKSTEFGRKSLRLGRKLEPGFVLTIEPGVYFIPELMDLWRGQNKFTEFINYEKLFTYKDFSGIRNEEDYLITENGARLLGKKIPLRTEEVEAIR; encoded by the coding sequence ATGTTCAGTAAAGAAACTTATATGGCCCGCCGGGCTAAGCTGAAACAAACCATAGGTTCCGGTTTGTTGCTATTCCTTGGAAACGACGAGAGTGGGATGAACTACGCCGATAATACGTATCACTTCCGTCAAGACTCTACCTTCTTGTATTTCTTCGGATTGCCATACGCCGGGTTATCCGCTATCATCGATATCGATAACGATAAGGAGATCATCTTTGGCGATGAGTTGACTATAGACGCGATTGTATGGATGGGTACGCAGCCCACCCTAAAAGAGAAGAGCGAGGCCGCAGGTATCAAGGAAGTCCGTCCTTTTAAGGAGATCGAGACTTATTTGAAGAATGCCCAGCAAAAAGGCCAGCCAATCCATTATCTGCCGACGTATCGTGCGGAACACCAGATCAAGTTATTCCAATGGTTGGGTATCGTACCCGGTGCGGAGAAACCTTCCGTGCCTTTTATCATGGGTGTCGTAAACCAACGGAATTACAAGAGCGAGGAAGAAATTGCCGAGATCGAGAAAGCCTGTATCGTAACCGCCGATATGCACCTGACTGCCATGCGTACCGTACGTCCGGGAATCCGGGAGTCGGATGTAGCGGCTGCCGTTGCGGAAGTCGCTTTCGCCAACAATTACCAGCTCTCCTTCCCTATCATCGCCACGATCAATGGGCAGACCTTGCACAACCATGATCATAGTCATATGATTAAGAGCGGTGATATGCTATTATTGGACGCCGGTGCCGAGACTGAGATGGGATATGCCGGAGATATGTCGTCCACCATCCCAGCCGACTCTAAGTTCACGACCCGTCAAAAAGACATCTATGATATTCAAGTAGCCGCCCATGAAGCTGCCGTAGCGGCTTTGCGCCCGGGTATTCCTTTCGTGGATGTATATGAGTTGTCTTGTAAAGTGATCATGGAGGGCTTAAAGGACCTTGGTTTCGTGAAAGGAGATCCGATGGAAGCCGTAAAAGCCGGTGCTCACGCCATGTTTATGCCTTGTGGCTTAGGCCATATGATGGGATTGGATGTACATGATATGGAGAATCTGGGAGAGGTATACGTTGGTTATGACGGACAGCCGAAGAGTACGGAATTCGGACGTAAGTCATTGCGCTTGGGACGTAAGCTGGAACCGGGTTTTGTCTTGACCATCGAGCCGGGTGTATACTTCATCCCTGAATTAATGGATTTATGGAGAGGCCAGAACAAGTTCACCGAATTCATCAATTACGAGAAGTTGTTTACATATAAAGATTTCAGTGGCATACGTAACGAGGAAGACTATCTGATTACCGAGAACGGCGCTCGTCTATTAGGAAAGAAGATCCCTTTGCGTACGGAAGAAGTAGAAGCAATTCGATAA
- a CDS encoding thioredoxin family protein — translation MKVRAYVLIASVALLGMSAGSKKAKLTEGVNPGDLAPRIEFLGNDAKASFHNQLGRYTLLNFWAAYDAESRARNVQLANEVNKFGPDKIAMCSISMDEKESIFTETVKIDKLDLSTQFHEGLGKESELYKKYDLRKGFKNFLINDEGVIIAANVTPEKLTEILKAI, via the coding sequence ATGAAGGTAAGAGCTTATGTTCTCATCGCATCGGTAGCGTTATTAGGAATGTCTGCCGGTTCGAAAAAGGCGAAACTTACCGAGGGTGTGAACCCCGGTGATCTAGCTCCGAGAATAGAGTTTTTGGGAAACGACGCTAAAGCCAGTTTCCACAACCAATTAGGACGTTATACATTGCTCAACTTTTGGGCGGCTTACGATGCGGAATCGCGGGCTCGTAACGTGCAATTGGCGAATGAGGTTAACAAGTTTGGTCCGGACAAAATTGCGATGTGTTCGATCTCTATGGATGAGAAAGAATCTATTTTTACCGAGACGGTAAAGATTGACAAGTTGGATCTGTCAACGCAATTTCACGAAGGACTGGGTAAAGAGTCAGAGTTGTACAAGAAGTATGATTTAAGAAAAGGTTTCAAGAACTTCTTGATTAACGACGAAGGAGTGATAATCGCCGCCAACGTCACCCCGGAAAAACTGACCGAGATTCTGAAAGCAATTTAA
- a CDS encoding ABC transporter ATP-binding protein → MITLKELSFSYSRKKEVLDRINLEVGSGHICGLLGKNGEGKTTLLNLLSGQIFPDQGSCLALEEIPSERNARFLQQIFLLPEEISMPEVTAIEYIKMYAPFYPTFRDDICKACVESFEINLSDRLSKMSQGQRKKVAITLALAAHTPLLLMDEPTNGLDIPSKATFRRLVASLIDDNQTVIISTHQVRDLESLIDTVLILDQRQILLNKTLNEIGEKLYFGPLLPEEKALYSEPTPQGTIGVTARDGKEETAVSLELLFNAAITYPKEIQRIMNS, encoded by the coding sequence ATGATTACATTAAAAGAACTCTCATTCAGCTATAGCCGCAAAAAAGAGGTACTTGATCGTATCAATCTTGAGGTTGGATCGGGACACATCTGTGGCTTATTGGGAAAGAACGGTGAAGGAAAGACTACGCTTCTAAACCTTCTAAGCGGACAGATCTTTCCGGATCAAGGTTCTTGCCTCGCATTGGAAGAAATTCCTTCCGAGAGAAACGCTCGTTTCTTGCAGCAGATCTTCTTATTGCCGGAGGAAATCTCCATGCCTGAGGTCACCGCCATAGAATATATAAAGATGTACGCGCCTTTTTATCCGACATTTAGGGACGATATCTGCAAGGCTTGCGTAGAATCGTTTGAGATCAATCTATCCGATCGCCTGTCGAAAATGTCTCAAGGACAACGGAAAAAGGTGGCGATAACCTTGGCGCTGGCCGCTCATACGCCCCTGCTTCTAATGGATGAACCAACAAATGGGCTGGACATTCCCTCGAAAGCGACATTCCGCAGACTGGTAGCCTCTTTGATAGATGACAATCAGACGGTTATTATCTCCACGCATCAGGTCAGGGATCTGGAAAGCTTGATCGACACGGTATTGATCTTAGACCAAAGGCAAATCCTATTGAATAAGACGTTGAACGAGATCGGCGAGAAACTTTATTTCGGACCACTCCTGCCGGAAGAGAAAGCTCTTTATTCCGAGCCTACCCCGCAAGGGACAATAGGCGTCACCGCAAGGGATGGCAAGGAAGAGACGGCCGTATCCTTAGAGTTGCTCTTTAACGCGGCGATAACGTATCCCAAAGAGATCCAAAGAATCATGAACTCCTAA
- a CDS encoding GntR family transcriptional regulator: protein MNYNTNQSIFIQIAERICDRVLSGNYKADSRIPSVRELAVEMEVNPNTVMRSFERLQANEIIYNKRGIGYFVASDAERKIREMRHNQFVEEVLPAVFKEMHLLGVGIDELTKAYTLYISTIK, encoded by the coding sequence ATGAACTACAATACGAATCAATCCATATTTATCCAGATAGCCGAGCGGATTTGCGACCGGGTATTGAGTGGTAATTACAAAGCCGATAGCCGTATCCCTTCGGTACGGGAACTGGCGGTAGAGATGGAAGTGAATCCGAACACGGTCATGCGTTCCTTCGAACGTCTGCAAGCGAATGAGATTATTTACAACAAGCGTGGGATCGGCTACTTCGTTGCTTCCGACGCCGAGCGGAAAATCCGTGAGATGCGCCATAACCAGTTCGTGGAAGAGGTGCTTCCCGCTGTATTCAAGGAGATGCACCTGCTAGGCGTAGGTATCGACGAGCTTACGAAAGCCTATACATTATATATATCTACCATTAAATAA